One genomic window of Paenisporosarcina antarctica includes the following:
- a CDS encoding replication initiation and membrane attachment family protein: MQLLFKELQPVDSFIIQMPHPLADTDRQLVTMLYKPIIGSDAMSLYCTLWAESDSQITEQLSHYYLMDVLNMSLKKIFDARVALEAIGLMKTWKKDDLDKRMFIYEVVAPLDAASFFSEPILATSLYSVIHEKAYLRVRERFMKKQALQGGYENVSRDLQDVFKSNHDYTKLGHIFDPVQLNQASRPEKFPFYSMDFDFDLLKSGLSEVMIPSNVLTLPVKEMIAKMAFLYSLNAIDMQKVLMMAIDDQNRITEERLKKTAADYYKLSISSKPPRLTQKLKQQNEVDTTEIKLSKDQSLIKYLEETPPLEVLREISKGKEPLPVEVELANELIFIYGFPPAVINVLLQFVLIRAKMKLNKNYVHKIAAHWQRENIQTAEQAIEISRKEHDQYVDWQNTEKTAKTTSYKRKNTQRDEKVPDWFYKAKETRSSRQTVENEVTEDWEEKKQQLLKKLGVTEGQAKTNGTNK; encoded by the coding sequence ATGCAACTTTTATTCAAAGAACTTCAACCAGTAGATAGCTTCATCATCCAAATGCCTCATCCACTTGCTGACACAGATCGCCAACTTGTGACCATGTTGTATAAACCAATTATAGGCTCCGATGCTATGAGCCTATACTGCACTTTATGGGCAGAATCAGACAGTCAAATAACTGAACAATTATCACATTATTATTTAATGGATGTTTTAAATATGTCCCTAAAGAAAATATTTGATGCACGCGTTGCTCTGGAAGCCATTGGCTTGATGAAAACGTGGAAAAAAGATGATTTAGATAAGCGCATGTTTATTTACGAAGTAGTAGCCCCACTTGATGCTGCCTCGTTCTTTAGTGAACCGATCTTAGCCACGTCACTATACAGTGTCATCCATGAAAAAGCATATCTTAGGGTAAGAGAACGATTTATGAAAAAGCAAGCTTTACAAGGGGGTTACGAAAACGTCTCGAGAGATTTACAAGACGTCTTTAAGAGTAACCATGACTACACTAAACTCGGGCATATCTTTGATCCTGTTCAACTGAATCAAGCAAGCCGGCCAGAAAAATTCCCTTTTTATTCAATGGATTTTGATTTTGATTTATTAAAGTCGGGTTTATCTGAAGTTATGATCCCTTCTAATGTTCTAACATTACCTGTAAAAGAAATGATTGCAAAAATGGCTTTTTTATATTCGCTAAATGCAATTGATATGCAAAAGGTACTAATGATGGCCATTGATGATCAAAATCGTATTACAGAAGAACGCTTGAAAAAAACAGCTGCTGATTATTACAAACTATCTATTTCTTCTAAACCACCTCGACTTACACAAAAATTAAAACAACAGAATGAAGTGGATACTACAGAAATAAAACTGTCTAAAGATCAATCTTTGATTAAGTATTTAGAAGAAACCCCACCATTAGAAGTTTTGAGAGAAATTTCAAAAGGTAAGGAACCACTGCCGGTGGAAGTCGAATTAGCGAATGAACTTATCTTTATATATGGTTTTCCGCCAGCTGTAATAAATGTATTATTACAATTTGTTTTGATCCGCGCGAAAATGAAATTAAATAAGAATTATGTACACAAAATTGCAGCGCATTGGCAGCGCGAAAATATTCAAACTGCCGAGCAAGCTATAGAAATATCAAGAAAAGAACATGATCAATATGTTGATTGGCAAAATACAGAAAAAACAGCAAAGACTACATCTTATAAACGCAAAAATACACAACGAGATGAGAAAGTACCTGATTGGTTTTATAAAGCAAAAGAAACACGCTCATCCAGACAAACGGTTGAGAATGAGGTAACTGAAGATTGGGAAGAAAAAAAACAACAGTTGCTTAAAAAACTCGGCGTAACAGAGGGGCAGGCCAAAACTAATGGAACCAATAAGTGA
- the nrdR gene encoding transcriptional regulator NrdR gives MRCPACQYNGTRVVDSRPVDDSKAIRRRRECEECGFRFTTFEKVEEMPLIVVKKDGSREEFSREKVLRGLIRACEKRPVSLDALEEVVFSIEKDLRRIGNSEVKSEDVGEMVMDRLAMIDEVAYVRFASVYRQFKDINVFIDELKELLKKNPQDKQ, from the coding sequence ATGAGATGTCCAGCTTGTCAATATAACGGAACGCGCGTCGTGGATTCAAGACCGGTTGACGATAGTAAAGCAATACGAAGAAGAAGAGAATGTGAAGAATGTGGGTTTCGCTTTACTACATTTGAAAAGGTAGAAGAAATGCCATTAATTGTTGTAAAAAAAGATGGTTCACGCGAAGAGTTTAGCCGTGAAAAAGTATTGAGAGGTCTTATTCGGGCATGTGAAAAACGTCCTGTTTCACTCGATGCTCTTGAAGAAGTCGTATTTTCAATTGAAAAAGACCTACGTCGTATAGGAAATTCAGAAGTGAAATCTGAAGATGTTGGCGAAATGGTCATGGACCGATTAGCAATGATTGATGAAGTTGCGTATGTACGTTTCGCTTCGGTATATCGTCAGTTTAAAGATATTAACGTGTTTATTGATGAATTAAAAGAATTATTAAAGAAAAATCCACAAGACAAACAGTAA
- the dnaI gene encoding primosomal protein DnaI, protein MEPISETLKRVVNAPAFSERYEKMKIEILENRGVQEFLAANPEVVNKSMVDRGLGKLYEYTSQNHDCNNCENVANCHNMMKGYVPKLTINRGLIELDYSRCLQKTIEDERREVSAMISSMHMPKDVMEARLSTVIYDHNTRVNLGNYASAFMEEVKATGKVPSKGFYIYGEFGVGKSYVLGAMANELAEQRIKTVLVYVPEFLREMKHAIQDQSLQEKVDYVKKAPVLMLDDLGAESLSSWTRDEILGTVLHYRMAENLPTFITSNFSYEGLEDHLTLTGKGELELVKAARIMERIRTTTIPIKLSGKNRRDG, encoded by the coding sequence ATGGAACCAATAAGTGAGACATTAAAACGTGTCGTAAATGCACCAGCATTTTCAGAGCGATATGAAAAAATGAAAATAGAAATTCTTGAAAACAGAGGAGTTCAAGAATTTCTAGCAGCAAATCCAGAAGTCGTAAATAAAAGCATGGTTGATCGTGGTCTAGGAAAACTTTATGAGTATACTTCTCAAAATCATGACTGCAATAACTGTGAAAACGTGGCAAACTGTCATAACATGATGAAAGGTTATGTGCCAAAACTAACGATTAATCGTGGATTGATTGAATTGGATTATTCGAGATGTCTGCAAAAGACCATTGAGGATGAACGTCGTGAAGTGTCTGCGATGATTTCTAGTATGCATATGCCAAAAGACGTGATGGAAGCAAGACTTTCAACGGTTATTTATGATCACAACACACGTGTAAATCTAGGGAATTACGCTAGTGCTTTTATGGAAGAAGTAAAAGCTACTGGGAAAGTACCTTCAAAAGGTTTTTATATTTACGGAGAGTTTGGCGTTGGGAAATCCTATGTATTAGGTGCTATGGCGAATGAACTTGCAGAACAAAGAATCAAAACAGTTCTCGTATATGTTCCGGAATTTCTACGCGAGATGAAACATGCAATTCAAGATCAGTCTCTTCAAGAAAAAGTTGATTATGTGAAAAAAGCGCCTGTTCTCATGCTAGATGATCTAGGTGCGGAATCTTTATCGAGTTGGACACGAGATGAAATCCTAGGAACGGTTTTACATTACAGAATGGCTGAAAATTTGCCGACTTTTATCACTTCTAACTTCAGTTACGAAGGGTTAGAAGACCACTTAACCCTAACGGGAAAAGGGGAACTGGAGCTTGTAAAAGCTGCAAGAATTATGGAGAGAATTCGTACGACCACCATCCCAATAAAATTAAGTGGGAAAAATAGAAGAGACGGATAA
- a CDS encoding ABC transporter permease translates to MQRKLANVNMWTVSAAIIMILLFLPNLTIVKGIFTPSNENWAHMKEFVMGSFIKTSFILISATAILTIVIGLSLAWIIVQYDFPLRRFLKWTLILPLSIPPFIGAYTYHGIVNYTGVVQTTLRDQFGMSLNQSYFDIMNLPGAIFIYTMFLYPYVYTITRIFLSQQSASLIESARMLGKGSWRTFFQVVVPISRVSVIGGASLVVLEVLNDYGVVKYFGIQTFTTAIFQSWFGLGDIETSIKLAASLMGFVIIILMIEKLLRGRRQYSYSTTKVRPLQLIQLKGLKAFLATSYGLIILSLGFFIPIAQLIDWTILTFGTIPMSEFMSYVKNSVLVAGITATVIIIFALIVGNFSRLVHGKVANLLPKLSILGYSIPGAVIAVAVVTAFIGLDRFLAPLYQLMGINKTLVLSVSLIMLISAYIIRFFAIGYNSIESGYDKIGTDFRDASRLLGVGLTKTFFKVDLPMLKGAIISGFLLIFIDILKEIPLTLILRPFNFDTLSTKAFQYASDEKIMEASQASLLIVGISALAIYIFYKFLEKERD, encoded by the coding sequence GTGCAAAGAAAACTAGCGAATGTAAATATGTGGACGGTATCAGCAGCAATCATTATGATTCTATTATTTTTGCCAAACTTAACGATTGTAAAGGGAATTTTTACACCATCCAATGAAAACTGGGCACATATGAAAGAATTTGTTATGGGATCTTTTATAAAAACGTCTTTTATCCTCATCAGTGCAACAGCTATTTTGACTATTGTTATCGGCTTAAGCTTAGCTTGGATCATTGTACAATATGATTTTCCTTTGCGACGATTTTTAAAGTGGACGCTTATATTGCCACTATCAATTCCTCCTTTTATTGGTGCATATACGTATCATGGGATTGTCAACTACACAGGTGTTGTTCAAACAACACTTCGTGACCAATTTGGCATGAGTCTAAATCAATCATACTTTGATATTATGAATTTGCCTGGTGCAATTTTTATTTATACGATGTTTTTATATCCGTATGTGTATACGATTACACGAATTTTCTTATCTCAGCAATCCGCTTCTCTAATAGAAAGTGCTCGAATGTTAGGGAAAGGTTCTTGGCGTACTTTCTTCCAAGTTGTAGTACCGATTTCCAGAGTTTCCGTCATTGGTGGAGCAAGTTTAGTTGTTCTGGAAGTGTTAAATGACTATGGTGTTGTAAAATACTTTGGCATTCAGACGTTTACAACGGCGATTTTTCAATCTTGGTTTGGTTTGGGCGATATTGAAACGTCAATTAAACTTGCTGCATCACTTATGGGGTTTGTAATTATAATCTTAATGATCGAAAAACTATTACGAGGTAGACGTCAATACAGTTACTCAACGACCAAAGTGCGACCCTTACAACTCATTCAGTTGAAAGGTTTGAAAGCATTTTTAGCTACTAGTTATGGATTAATTATTTTAAGCTTAGGCTTCTTTATTCCAATAGCTCAGCTTATTGATTGGACAATCTTAACGTTTGGTACAATTCCAATGAGTGAATTCATGTCTTATGTGAAAAATTCAGTATTAGTTGCTGGAATAACCGCAACAGTTATTATTATTTTTGCATTAATTGTTGGGAATTTCAGTCGCTTAGTACATGGGAAAGTAGCGAATTTGTTGCCTAAATTATCTATTCTCGGTTATTCTATACCAGGAGCGGTCATTGCTGTTGCTGTTGTCACAGCATTTATCGGACTTGATCGTTTTTTAGCACCTTTGTATCAACTGATGGGTATTAATAAAACACTTGTACTAAGCGTAAGTTTAATTATGTTAATTTCTGCATATATTATTCGATTTTTCGCGATTGGTTATAATTCCATCGAATCTGGATATGATAAAATTGGAACAGATTTTAGAGACGCCTCCAGACTTCTCGGTGTCGGTCTAACAAAAACATTTTTCAAAGTTGATTTACCCATGCTAAAAGGAGCCATTATTAGCGGCTTTCTATTAATTTTTATTGATATCTTGAAAGAAATTCCGTTAACGTTAATTTTACGTCCATTTAATTTCGATACGCTTTCAACGAAAGCATTTCAATATGCAAGTGATGAAAAAATTATGGAAGCTTCGCAAGCTTCGTTATTAATTGTTGGAATAAGTGCCCTTGCTATTTATATTTTCTATAAGTTTCTAGAAAAGGAGCGTGATTGA
- a CDS encoding Fe(3+) ABC transporter substrate-binding protein, with amino-acid sequence MKKVLYLFLTFALLVLTACGNDTTSKSTTNDTKETTESKEVNLYTARHYEVDDQLYAKFEEETGIKVNLIKGDADELLERIKREGDATPADLFLTADAGRLYRAKEDGLLQAVSSDLLDQQIPANYQDKDQMWYGLTKRARVLIYNKETVKPEDLSTYEALTEEQWKSRVLIRSSENIYNQSLVASFIEINGEEKTKEWARGLVANFAQTPQGGDRDQAKAIAAGIGDVAIMNSYYFGQMLNSMEPEEVKVAEGLGLFFPNQETTGTHVNVSGAGVVKTSKNKDNAIKLLEFLSAPEAQSTFAEANYEYPVNESVEPSELLKTWGEFKEQDISLSVLGDNNSKSILIFNEVGWK; translated from the coding sequence ATGAAAAAAGTACTATACTTATTTTTGACGTTCGCATTGCTAGTCTTAACAGCTTGTGGCAACGATACAACATCTAAAAGCACAACGAACGATACAAAAGAAACCACTGAAAGCAAAGAAGTAAATCTATATACAGCACGTCATTATGAAGTAGACGATCAGCTTTATGCAAAATTTGAAGAAGAGACAGGGATTAAAGTTAACCTTATTAAAGGTGATGCTGACGAATTACTTGAACGAATTAAACGTGAAGGAGACGCAACACCAGCAGATTTATTCCTAACTGCTGATGCTGGACGTTTATACCGTGCAAAAGAGGATGGTCTATTACAAGCTGTTTCAAGTGATTTATTAGATCAGCAAATTCCTGCTAACTACCAAGACAAAGACCAAATGTGGTATGGTTTAACTAAGCGTGCTCGTGTTTTGATATATAACAAAGAAACTGTAAAACCTGAAGACTTATCGACATATGAAGCATTGACAGAAGAGCAGTGGAAAAGCCGTGTCTTGATTCGTAGCTCTGAAAATATCTATAATCAATCTTTGGTAGCATCTTTTATTGAAATTAATGGCGAAGAAAAAACGAAAGAATGGGCTAGAGGACTTGTAGCAAACTTTGCGCAAACACCTCAAGGTGGCGACCGCGATCAAGCAAAAGCAATAGCAGCTGGTATTGGTGATGTAGCTATCATGAATTCTTATTACTTTGGTCAAATGTTGAATTCTATGGAACCAGAAGAAGTTAAAGTAGCAGAAGGGTTAGGCTTATTCTTCCCTAACCAAGAAACAACAGGTACACATGTAAATGTAAGTGGAGCTGGTGTCGTGAAAACATCTAAAAACAAAGACAATGCAATTAAACTTCTTGAGTTCTTATCAGCTCCTGAAGCACAAAGTACATTTGCAGAAGCAAACTATGAATACCCAGTTAACGAATCAGTAGAACCTTCTGAATTGCTTAAAACATGGGGCGAATTTAAAGAACAAGATATTTCATTATCTGTTCTTGGCGATAACAATTCAAAATCAATTTTAATTTTTAACGAAGTTGGTTGGAAATAA